The Clupea harengus chromosome 22, Ch_v2.0.2, whole genome shotgun sequence genomic sequence GATCAAAGATCATCAGATCTTTTAACCAGGGGCCACTGTGTGAGCCAGCCGTTTAGTATGCGTGTTTTGCAGCAGAATACACAACTCTGATGGCTTCtatctatttttctttctctccctctctctgatctctccttctcctggtAGGTTATGGCATTGGCCTTCTCATCACGTTTGTGGCCCTGGCTCTGATGGAGATGGGCCAGCCTGCGTTGTTATACCTGGTGCCTTGTACTCTCCTCACCAGCCTCGCAGTAGCGCTATGGCGCAAGGAGTTGCCTTTGTTCTGGACAGGAAGTGGATTTGTGGTGAATACCAGTTTGATATGAGTGCCTGCGGTCGGAAAATGTCTAGTGTTATTTACAGTAACTAAAATTAAAGTTGAGTAAAACCCCACCCACACGTTCAACTTccgcctgtctgtctcactgtcctctccgcccctccccttctccccctttAGTGTGGGTGTTTTCTTGTGTCCTTCCCAGGGGTCTGTCTGTGAATGTTGCAAAGTGGGGGGTAGATTTCTTTCCATACAGCCTTAGACTTAACCTTTTCCAGTTGCACTCATTCTGTTTTAAatcagtcaaaacaaatacaggaaatCCAAACACCATGGCTATTGGCATTTTGTTATTTGAGTGATTAGTGGCACGGTCCTCAGTGCacagtgggctatctcccgggcctttctgtgtggagtttgcatgttctccccgtgttcacaaggggtttcctccaataaggacaccaacagaaaaaacatgcaaaataacagaacacatgtccatccctgaccaaagatggacagttcacttcacttggttcccgggcgctacaagctgcccactgctcctggggggtccttgaggaaggatggtccaggatgggaaaaagcagaaaataaattcaccgtgacctcaggcctacctgcgtgtgtgtgtgtgtgtcctgtgtcgcctccatatatgcacgtgtgtatcCATTCTGATATAGTTTACCTTTACATAATGCATTTGAATTCCACCCAATGTTGCATTGGGCAGATGCATTTCTTGCTTTGATTTACTGATTTTGGTGTGTTTTATTGCTTTGAGTCTTGGTGATACCTCTACCCACAGAGAGCCTGATGCTCTTACAATTTATGagatctgtgtgcatgtatggtaAACTAGAAATGATGAGAGGCAAACTTGGTTGCTGAACTTAGCATTTCCCCTTTGGCTTCACAGTGGGTGTTTGTCACAGTTTATCTTAGGTAACCACTGCCATTTTTAGCCCCGCATACAGACTGTGAACAGGCTGAAGTTAAAGCAACAACACAATGCATGGGCTTGCAATATGATGGTCAAAGCCATATTCTTTTATGTTAAACTTCAGGGAGTTTGGATTTGACTTCTCTGCAATGCACAATTTGGGTATTCTACTGGATTTGTTTGGTTTCATGACATTTGTACCTATTTGGAGCTGCTTTGTCTTTGTCAGTAGAGGTTTTTccggagtgtgtttgtgtgtgcacctgtccTCATtctgttctttgtttgtttgtttgtttgtttgtttgtggtgggggggttggccTGTTTTTCATGCCCCCATGAAAAACATGAGTCTGACTGAGACTTCCTTTCGTCCTCAGCCTCCCCCCATCGTCATGGCACCAATCAACTGCACTCAGACTGCTGGACCTTCCACCAAAGACGAGCCCCTTACCAATCCTGAACCTCAGAGTCCCGACGCCACCCATCAGAGCGAAGACccacttcccctccctcctcttgaTGAGCAGGTGGCCCAGCCTGAAGATAAGGCCACCAAGTCTGAGTAATGACTCTTACGACGCCAatttgtttcttctttttctatAACGTTGGATATGAATATAAATCGGGGCAAAGGAGAAGTACCTCCGTACTCACGGACATGCCGTGGCCAAACATCTCTGCACGTTTGGTGGGTCAGCGAACAACAAGCGAGTACGCTCAAGAGGATTGCAATACATTTGACTAATTTAGAAAAAGCCCAAAAAAGCCCAGGTGAAGACGGGTTCACTCAAGCCTGCACTCGCAATGCTTCACCGGCCTCCTGTGCCTGCAGGACAAACTAAGCAGGACCCGCAGTTGAACTGTGGGTCACTCTACAGGATGCAGCTCGACATCAGATACATCCTCTAGTTTCTTCATTGCCCTCTCCAGTGCTCGTCTGAAATACAGCGAGCCATTATAAGCGCCATCCTGgaaataaagataaaaaaaacctaCAGGTTTAAAGTGTCACACCCTTTAAAATATGGTGCTAAGAAgaacaaaatgagccaaagGTTCCAGCAAACGGTGATGATGTTGCACATCATTTTCATtctcatttctttccttctggGTTCGGAGTTATGCATGCTGTGGTTTGTAATCACCTGCGAGGGCACTGTAtggtttttagtttttcttttctattcacTGCATAGTATAAAAAGGTACAGCCGTTTGTAATCAAGGTCCGTGTTTATTCATGAAttgtagattttttttatataatgtttAGATGAATGGCCTGGCTTTGAGTGCTCGTGAGTGGGTTTGGAGTGTTGCCTCGTCAAACGGAGTACTGTACTGAAGATGTGCtgtgataattttttttttacttgacaaaaatgtatttctttgaCCCTAGAACGATCTGAGACAAACATTTCAGTCAGATCATTCTGAATTACTATGTACTGGATGACTTGACAGGGTGCAAATGATAACTGTGTTGAAGTTGGATTTGAAGACAGTTGTGTCTGTGATAccataataaaaaaatgtattcaatgaCTAAATGGCTGTCTAAAAAGGTCTCGCAAATATTTTACTAAAGCTTGAGCTTTTCAGTTTGCCAATACTTAGTTATATCTAGTTCACTGGCATGCCATGTCAGTAGTTGTTTACTACAGTTTGAATGTTGGGATAAGACATGTAGGACATCTAAACCTGTTACAGTCCACAAAGTGGATCTGTTTCAAACCCGACTTGATCATTTCAACAACTCATCATGACGGTGAAGCCTGAAATGGCTCAGGTCCAATTCATTTTATTGAACAATGAGTGTTCAGTTTCTGGAGGCGGTTACCCCCTGAGTGTAGCACCGGACTTATTTCCACCTGTCATGAATAGCATGCAATAAAGGAAAAGATGAATTTCAACTATAGGTTGTCCCTTGTATGTTTAATGGAACAAGAAGCTGTTAGCTTTGGCTGCAGACATCACTGATGCGGAGTGAAACACCAACCAGTAACTCACCAGCTGTCTTCACGATGAGCAACACCCGTGCGAGCGGAGTTGTCGCCGATGCGTTGGACACGAGAGATCCGGTGGCGATGCTGTGGGACGTGGGTGAACCTGTCCTGTTGTAGCACATAGCCTTCGGTTCTCTGGCTTATAGTAGCTGACAAAAGACAGAGCAGTTTAGCTTTCTTGTTATGCAAGTTTCTCCAGATGACCTACCTGTAACAAATAAGTGACATCCAGGCCTGTGAAGAAAGAAACATTCTATAGGCTATATTGTGCAAAATTGAGATATTAGAACAAGATGCTTTTACCAGAGGGATGTGTTGTCATAAAACCCCTTTATTCATCATTATGAATGCAGAGGAAACATTGGCCCACACCTCATTGTCACAGTTAGTTTACAACTATACAAAGTTACAAACTTATAAGATAATgaatatttacacattttaaacagttttttttaggCAAATCTACAAAGTTGTCTTTTGATTGTTCTGTGTATTCAGAAACAAACATGAATTCCACAGGTTATGATTCACCTTGACACCCATTTAGTAGTACAGCAGAATACTATTGGATAGTTGATAACAGCACATCACTAGAACATCTCTTTGGCCATCTCCATATCGAGAAAGGACTCAAGAGTAAGATTGCATTACAACTCCTAAAACAATATTCTATTTACACCAGCACTTGCAAGTACAGAAAACATTGGATTAAAAAGTGTCCAAACTGCTACAATGTTGGAGAAATATCATAAACACAACCACATTTCCATAGAAACCTCATCATGTGTCATGGCTCCCTGAAGGAAAATAAATTACATCTCACATGATGAAACTCAGGTCACTTGTTTGTCCATTTCAATCTGACCAGAAGATTCACAGTCATTTGAACAACATTAAAAGCACAGTCAATGCGCAATTTGCGTCGACACATTTTTTCGATCAACATTTTTGGGAGCTCTCACATGGGGGATGATTTCAAGTCAACTGAATGTATTTTGGCATTACTGTATTATTGCCTAAAACTGTGTTGCTATGCATATAATACTATTGCATAAGGCAACTGCACATTTCGTTTACCAATGACAGGTTTTCAAAACTAGCACAAGCGACTATGCCAGAAGTAGATATCCAAATAATAAGTACCAAAATCTTGTCTGACAAAAGGTAATTTCGAGCTATGTACAGGATGATGACCATGACATGTTTGAACCTCAAATGCAACATGCTGTTCAAGGCTAGAACAAACTCTTAACATTGTGCAGTACACAGTTACTGAGTATTAGTAAATGGAATGATTTAGACTTTGTATTGACCTCCAGATGACCTAGCCCAGCCCAATCTGGCCCTTCTGGGTCACTCAGTGAACAAGTAGGTCAGATGTAATAGGTTGAAAGCACTAAGTACATTTTGCTGGGTTTGTGCTAAGAAGACAAACTGATAACCAACATTAAAGAAATTAAAGGAAAAattaaaacttaaaaaaaaccaaacaacTTTCATAAACCACAATGTCTAAAAATGGAGTACAAAGGGAGTACAAAGGCACTACATATGCAGCCGATCAGGGCACCTTGtcgaggataaaaaaaaaaaatagtctgTGCCATTTCTAGCCTTCTGATCCAAATATTCCTCTGAACGCAGAGATTAAAAGAAGATAATGTCCTCGTTTGGGGGGTTACCTCCTTTTTTGTGGTGTGAATGTGGATCTTGAGATGAGGACTGAGCAACCTTCCTGTGCATGCTGGCGCTGTGAGAGGGCTTTGATTTGGACAGCTTGTCTGGATGAATAAAGGTATCTGAAAGAGGAAGAAACTGCATGTCAGCTGTTTGTAGCCACCGTGTTGTCTAAGCTGGAGAGGAGGACAGCTTTCTGTTTTACCTGGATTGAGACTGCGAGGACTGCTGGACCTCTTGGACTTCAGGctgcctccctctttccccatcACTCTGATGGGTATAACCTGGGATACCTCAATGGAAGCTAAATTAAACAGAGGGGAGATGAGAAAAAAACTCAGTTTtttgacacacaaacatcaacaataaATATTTCATAAAGGTATTCCTCTGTTCCTATGCTCGACTGGAAGAGCAAGGTGCTAATACCACCAAAAGCATGGGGTTGGTTTAAAAGGAAATTCAatttaatgaaaatgtatatctgtactgtaagtcattttggataaaagcgtttgCTTAAAAGAATATACGCAAATGTAAATaacatgtatttcttttttacacTAAAGGTTGGCTCAACAGCAGTCTGTAATGCGAGTAAGACTGACCGGCACTGTTGGTGCGCTGGTGGGACTTTCCCTTGCTACCCTTCTCCTTGCCCTTGATGAGAGCCAGCTTGGTGGGGATCTTCTGCTGGATGGCACTGGCCTTGTGGGCCTGGTTGGTGGTGCTGATGAGGTGGAGGGGCACCTCCGTCTTGATGGGTGAGGGGCTGATGCTCTCGCGGCGTGGGGGAACCTCAGGGGGCTTCTCCAGAAAGCTAGAGGTGGCCTGGGACAAGCTGGGCCGCACGTGAAGCTTGCGGAAGAGGTCGTCTCCGGCACTGTTCATCTGTCCCCAGTCGTCAATGGCTGAGGATGACTGCGGAGGGGAGgactatttaatttaattaagctaatcgctaacgagatgctagcggctaaaactagcgaaacctcttgacatgtgcttactttgacactatgacaaactagttagtcaacaactgtcctaacacagtcaaacatcaagcaagtgcaacacaagacaaagcaagacggcaaataagctacttactagttcggcagacagtagaaaccgggcggcttcagccaaacctacataacccagtaatatgcctacggaccctggtatggcaacggcacggaagcgattctccatattaaaagtcattgtagcaccccaatttttttaagctgttattttaaggtaaaactgcttattctaaccctaaccctgaagtacaattactgcataatgccactttaaagcaacagtaaggagttttggtctaaaactagtgatAATTAGTTTGATGGCATGATTACTGGCGTCTTTTGGTGATAAAGCTGACAGTGTCGTGATGCAAAAGCCTTTGTTTTTGCAGCTTGCACAGACATTTATATTTGTAAGTAGGGCTGATGTAACTAGTAAAACTTCTTGATTGAAAGCTGCTAATGGTTTGAGTGGCACTAAGCACTCCTGGTTTGACCCACAGTGATTCTGGTGTTTGGCCCACCTGTACGGCCTCGTAGCTGAAGTGTCCAGGGTTGGAGATGGTGTTGGACTTCTTCTGCTTCTCCAGCTTCTTGcgctgctgctccagctgctcgCGCTCCTTCTCCACGGTGCGTGTGGACTCTCGCAGACGCTCTAGGTCCTGCTGGTAGGCCTCCCGCTGCCGGTtcagctcctccttctccccggCCAGCAGAGCCTCCTGCTGCTCGCACTCCTCGCGCCGCTGCATCAGCTCTGCCTCGGCGGACTCTGCCTGCAGCCTCTggcgctcccgctcccgctcccagCGATCTTGCTCCTGCCGGTGCTGAGTCTGTAGCCGCTGAAAGCTGGCCTGCTCCTCGCGTTGCTTCTCCAGGTTGCGTTGCTTCTCCTGGTCCAGGAGCACGTTGCCCCGGTGGCGACCGGTGGCGGCACGCTGGAGCTCCGTGTTGGTGTCGTGCTGAATGATGACtgcctgaggggggggggggggggggggggggggggggcacacagacaccatgACTGTATTTGTCTAAAAACAGAAATCTGAATTATTATGACAAattaaacatacaaataaaagaaaagaacagaaaaaagtgCCTGTTCCTGCCATTACTGAAAGTAACATACCTGCAGGCTGTACAGTTTTTGGGAAAGAGCCACCAACTTCTCTGAAAACTAACATAGGAGCAAAAAATAATCATGATGGATGAAGATGTGAGATGACAGTCACTTATGTTTGAGGAGTAAACAGCTCATTGAAGCAATGTTCACCTCTGCCTTTGGGAACAGGGCTGAGCCCACATGGCCCACGGTAGTGGTGACCTCCTCATCAGCCTGTACAGGGAACATCAGTCAGAATCAATAAGCACTGGCATCACCCTCAGCCCTACATTTGCTAACGTTAATCTTTGTTTGAGTTCTATCAGTAGCAGTGTGTACCTTGAGGGCTAGCCCGGCTCCACTGTTTACATACAAGATCAAAGTGAGGCAGAGTCCATAAAGAAAGCTAATATAAGCAACAAGAACGATATAAGCAAAGAGgactattattattagcaaACTACACACCAAACTACACTCCAGATCTAAACACAGCACTATCTTATCTACTAAATAGATTATTAACCGGGGTCATAATGGCTCTAGGTGTTCAGGTGaagcaaagggggggggggaactgaaCGTCTCCAATGGTGACTGGTGACATACCGACAGTTCCATGCTCTCTGTGGGGGAGAGCTCCCCGTGGAGGGGGTCGGAGCTGGGCCGCTGATTTCTCTCTCTACGCCGGTCCTCAACCCGCAGGTCACCATCTACAaccccacacagcacacagagtcgCATGTTAACCCTCTCCACACAGTACATGCTTCCGATTCACCGGAGTTGGTTAGAGAACTTCTTGTGCCAATGGAGATTTGAGTGTAAACTTGCATGTGCATACACGTTTAAAAATAACTTAATAGAAAACATTCCAAtctaaaaacaaatacacatatttaAAATGGAATTATACCAAGATATGGATATGAGTAAATATCTGGATATGTGGTAATATtgcaataatataaaataatgtgTATAATGTTAATGTTGTCGTAATAAGACACTACTAACTCCTCCTGAGGATGGACATGTTGTCGTAGCTCTGGAAGGTCTGAGCTCTTCTGGGCAGTGCTGACAGGTCTGGGCCTGTCTCCATGTCCAGTGATGAGGCCTGTTTCTCTCCTGTCAGCAGCAGACCCTGTAATGCTTCCACTGAGGAAACACAAGATGGGGGAAGCTCTTCAGCGATTGCCTTAATGAATCAATTAGGTTTTAACAAGCCATGGCCGATGCATGTCCAACTTATCAGACACATTAGCACATCAGGATTTATTTCCACAGTATAAGTATATTCATTTTGGCTTgctgtttttttaaatcagtgtaTGAGGTCTACACTTGCATCAAACTGCCATTTTCATTCATTAAGTTTCAAGGACATTACTTCAAGCACTGTTCAAACACATGAATTATGACATGATACATTGCACAAACCATTGTTCACAGCAAATGTACAAACTATTCACAGTAAATGTCCACTGAAATGAGGCATTGAAGAAATCTCACTGGCCAGTCTCTCACCATCAGCTATGGCTCCTACGAGCAGCTGCTCCCCCTGCTGGAGGTCTAAGGCAGTGCCACGCAGCAGCAGACGATGGTGTGGCATTGTGTCCTCCACACCTGCTATTTTCTCTGTTAGCGTTGCAAAGAACTGAAACTTCTCCTCAAGGTGCTGCACAATCTGGGCATCTTTCATGTACAGATGCTCTgttcacaaacaaagacacatcaGTATATATCAGTTTATAAATATTCCTTTTGTTCCTTTTCAGCTGGCTGATACTTCCAGATAAAGTACTATGATAGATAGAAAATGCTCCAACAATCGACAATTTTGGTCAGCACTTAACAACTACTGTAGCCTTTTGCAAAGACAAAATCCAGAATGGCACATTTTGAATGAATAGACCTTTCATCATTCCACCATCTTGTGTTCAGTTACCTTGGAAGTCACTCATCTTTGCTGTAATGGCCTCTTCCTGCTCACTACCCAGGTCCTCACCTACATCCTCTGGGAAGCTGGAAGACAAGCAAACAGAGAACATGTAAGAGGGTTAGCTTCATGTGCTTCATGAACTCCTGTTACATTTAGACAATTAGCAGACACATTTCACAAGACCAAGTTCTAGTTCTATATAGATCTGGTTGTTCTACCAGAGCTCTAACAGTTGCTACGGGGACACACAGCATAAACTCCATCTGTCCACATCGCACCCACCTGTCGATGGCCTGCCAGATGAGGGTCATCCACCTGTCCCGCTCATCTTTGGACCCTGTGAGGATCTCATACATCTCTGGCACGTCAGACGAGGCACAGATCAGAAACATAGCCTTCTTGTCCAGGGCCACGTCACGCACAATCAGCTTTTGGAGGGGGATCACGGACGACTTGCTGTCCTGAGGTAAGGGAACACAAGCCAGGGTTGGTGGCATTTCAAAAAGGCAGATCTTCACCCAACTTCAGCAACATTACTACTTATTTTACGTTAACGTTTATGAGTGCACACTCACCACGGTGGAGAAGACATATTTCTGGTCTTTCTCTTGCAACAATAACAGCACATCTGGCAGTAACACAGCGAGGATATCTGAAATAATTAgacaaaatgtaattattacaAAATGTAATATTTCCAAATGGACAGGCAGTGTCACTCAAACTGCTTACATCCATCTCCGCCCACAAGCATTTTTTCGTAAGTAATCCCAAACATAATTTCCACACCTTTCAGCCGCCCGGAGGAGGCCCTGCAGCTGACGGTGCCCTCATGCAGCAGCCGGCGGCCTCCAGTTAGGATGTCCTCCCTGCGGAACACCCGGCCGTCTTTCATCCGGCCCAGGGACTTGGGCTCCAGCTTGGCGCTAATGTCACGCAGCCGCTGGGCCTTCTCGTAATCGTCCACGTGGCTGTCCACCTGCATGATGGTGTCTTTGATGAGGCGCAGTGCCCGCACCAGCTCCTCATGCTCCTCTGTGCCAGCTGGGCATGTAGTAAACACCAGAGGCATACAACGTTGTTTCAGAAAGAAACCAGACAAAAAGACATGACTCAACCGTGTAGTTTGGGGTTTAAAATATACACtttgcatttcagtttttaaacatataacaaaaggaaatgtgggcaaaaaaagagaaatagtcCAATATATATTTGGAACCAAAGACAAGTTTGCATTTACCCTCAGTGTTCTTAATGATGCGCTCCACCAGCACAGGGTATTTAGTGATGCGCTGTGTTACCAGGAGAACACACGCGGGCACCTCTAACCGCCGCACAATGGCCAATTGACTTATTTTCTACAAAAGAAGACCATGTGGagggaaacaacaacaacaatcattGTTAAATCTAATTATTGTTCTTATCTGAATGAAGAAACAATAAAAGAACATTTGGATTCATTAAAATAAATACCCGCATAATGTACTGCAATTTCTTGTTGCTTTGGACTTGCTCTTTGTAGTAGCTGACGGATTCATTGTGATGACTGCAGAAATCTCCATAGTTCTTCTGCATTAATGCTCCCATCTCCCCTGAAAACTTCACAGGAAATAAGTGTCACCTTTGCAATACCACGtgacatgcttgtgtgtttaaTGTAGCATGTCAAATGTAAGCTTTCAAACAATTTACTCGCATTACATCATGTGTCATTTAACATGCTCAAGAGCCACTCCTTGCAACTAAAATGTTGAAAGGTCTGAAaaaatgtttgtttgagtgCTGGGAACAGAAAACCCCACAGCTGTCCACATAGCTACGGCACTTTCACCATTCCCCTCATTCCTTGTTCAGCCCCACCAGTGCTGCTGGGCCTTGGCTTAGGGACACTGCATACCTGTCCAGTCTCAGGTTTTTTACCGTGAGACTCAGACTGGGGGGAAATCACAGATTTGAGCCATGTTAACCTGACAGGTCCTAAGAGGAGGCTGC encodes the following:
- the arhgef18a gene encoding rho guanine nucleotide exchange factor 18a, which gives rise to MDDIDGIKLRLEEPLVSSNTESINIDDAHYAALRADLEENVKGFAVETWGLSVDQQYMKQLQKDAIKRQEVIYELMLTEINYVRTLKIMQDVFTWQLRDSLQMDDARLQRLLPPVDSLLHIHQTFLGHLKERRQQSLEPGSENNYCIQRLGDILCSQFSGEMGALMQKNYGDFCSHHNESVSYYKEQVQSNKKLQYIMRKISQLAIVRRLEVPACVLLVTQRITKYPVLVERIIKNTEAGTEEHEELVRALRLIKDTIMQVDSHVDDYEKAQRLRDISAKLEPKSLGRMKDGRVFRREDILTGGRRLLHEGTVSCRASSGRLKDILAVLLPDVLLLLQEKDQKYVFSTVDSKSSVIPLQKLIVRDVALDKKAMFLICASSDVPEMYEILTGSKDERDRWMTLIWQAIDSFPEDVGEDLGSEQEEAITAKMSDFQEHLYMKDAQIVQHLEEKFQFFATLTEKIAGVEDTMPHHRLLLRGTALDLQQGEQLLVGAIADVEALQGLLLTGEKQASSLDMETGPDLSALPRRAQTFQSYDNMSILRRNGDLRVEDRRRERNQRPSSDPLHGELSPTESMELSADEEVTTTVGHVGSALFPKAEFSEKLVALSQKLYSLQAVIIQHDTNTELQRAATGRHRGNVLLDQEKQRNLEKQREEQASFQRLQTQHRQEQDRWERERERQRLQAESAEAELMQRREECEQQEALLAGEKEELNRQREAYQQDLERLRESTRTVEKEREQLEQQRKKLEKQKKSNTISNPGHFSYEAVQSSSAIDDWGQMNSAGDDLFRKLHVRPSLSQATSSFLEKPPEVPPRRESISPSPIKTEVPLHLISTTNQAHKASAIQQKIPTKLALIKGKEKGSKGKSHQRTNSAASIEVSQVIPIRVMGKEGGSLKSKRSSSPRSLNPDTFIHPDKLSKSKPSHSASMHRKVAQSSSQDPHSHHKKGGNPPNEDIIFF